The following proteins are co-located in the Hevea brasiliensis isolate MT/VB/25A 57/8 chromosome 11, ASM3005281v1, whole genome shotgun sequence genome:
- the LOC110661975 gene encoding helicase-like transcription factor CHR28 isoform X2 — protein sequence MMIMADGGSGPWPCGDISGVDEVDGGNSGGNLELTMDMDDFLHILEEPGDPSQSSPEEFSSKNLKNESATDVDVGNHKNFQLQSGFQMLNGRHALESESINPATFYPSHNPEASDARIRGSFGSFDHAGISAMAFNHVTLDPSSQISSPMHACPVSPKEWCCPCSRDQGEGRVGVLQPEIPNASHGLYMNTSHEKFGHSGAFIEKPEIDLYRSMDMSFVDADVSSHNLVSSQSTFCHHSDDNTELGAHFPAMQFGVNADNTFFLDSPECYFVEDFSFELLPSNEVITTNKNDEIREFQTESSCSVSEISVIDYSDVKGLNFKSEAANCISRISSSFSSNTDDRFVDNKSSGVPFSCIQSTICKKQLAAVEDGKIDEVVACRSMISHSDEISNEAVNRKFSCSDESGLFVDEESKQSSSGVSSSVWSQNHFIYVNDEKGDVNVASMRAQFDGIAGKIPLGAHLKLNASDHYFSHVEEPNVNKQLSFVKEERDSKLIQPECLGHLSSVSPESIQSNLSGSKSNVDDGTDLCVLEDISHPVRINQSVAVGKANGPTQHSAYGNSVHCTGIGSTRLRANDERFIFRAALQDISQPKSEASPPEGVLVVPLLRHQRIALSWMIQKETSMYCSGGILADDQGLGKTVSTIALILKERPPSVKVDPQLVKKEVFEPLDLDEDDDEVTEVYGMKKDAQSFQLMSNQSSKKSMNSYGQSTGRPSAGTLVVCPTSVLRQWAEELDKKVNSKANLSVLVYHGSNRTKDPCELAKYDVVLTTYSIVSMEVPKQPLVDEDDDEIGKGEGDDGASLGLSFGKKRKYPPSSGKKGSRNKKGMDAALLESVARPLAKVAWFRVVLDEAQSIKNHRTQVARACWGLRAKRRWCLSGTPIQNAIDDLYSYFRFLRYDPYDVYTLFCSTIKIPIQKNPTKGYKKLQAVLKAIMLRRTKGTNIDGKPIITLPPKVVELKKVDFTDEERDFYTRLEIDSRAQFKEYAAAGTVKQNYVNILLMLLRLRQACDHPLLIRGLDSISFGKSSIEMAKKLPREKQMCLWNCLEASLAICGICNDPPEDAVVSICGHVFCNQCICEHLTGDDNQCPASKCNVRLNKSSVFSKSTLNSSLSDQPAQDGSGFELGRATNPYSEGCPHDSSKIRAALEVLLSLTKPGDCASTNGSLENSFDGNAGCHENLCSSGNSVNDNTDKRNLLLDENVNGSVKVVGEKALVFSQWTRMLDLLETCLKNCSIQYRRLDGTMSVVARDRAVKDFNTLPEVSVMIMSLKAASLGLNMVAACRVLLLDLWWNPTTEDQAIDRAHRIGQTRPVTVLRLTVKDTVEDRILALQQKKREMVSSAFGEDENGGRQTRLTVEDLNYLFMA from the exons ATGATGATTATGGCCGATGGTGGTTCGGGGCCTTGGCCTTGTGGTGATATCAGTGGCGTTGACGAGGTTGATGGCGGCAATAGCGGTGGGAATTTGGAATTGACAATGGATATGGATGACTTCTTACATATTCTTGAAGAACCTGGTGATCCTTCTCAG AGTAGTCCCGAAGAATTTTCATCTAAGAACTTGAAAAATGAGTCGGCTACtgatgttgatgttggcaaccaCAAGAACTTTCAGCTTCAAAGTG GTTTTCAGATGTTAAACGGACGACATGCATTAGAATCTGAGTCCATAAATCCAGCTACATTTTACCCTTCACACAATCCAGAAGCTTCAGATGCTAGGATTCGAGGTTCATTTGGTTCCTTTGATCATGCGGGGATTTCTGCCATGGCCTTTAATCATGTGACACTGGATCCCTCATCACAAATTAGCTCTCCTATGCATGCCTGCCCCGTAAGTCCCAAAGAGTGGTGTTGTCCATGTAGCAGGGATCAAGGAGAAGGGAGGGTTGGTGTATTGCAGCCTGAGATTCCAA ATGCTTCACATGGCCTTTATATGAATACTTCACATGAGAAGTTTGGACACAGTGGTGCTTTTATTGAAAAACCTGAAATTGATTTATATAGATCTATGGATATGTCATTTGTGGATGCTGATGTTTCTTCGCATAATCTAGTTTCTTCTCAGTCTACCTTTTGTCATCATTCTGATGATAATACTGAATTAGGTGCCCATTTTCCAGCCATGCAATTTGGTGTCAATGCTGATAATACATTTTTTCTTGATTCACCAGAGTGTTATTTTGTTGAAGATTTCAGTTTTGAATTATTGCCTAGCAATGAAGTAATTACAACTAACAAAAACGATGAAATCAGGGAGTTTCAAACTGAGAGTTCATGCTCTGTTTCTGAGATTTCAGTGATTGATTACTCTGATGTCAAGGGACTGAATTTTAAAAGTGAAGCTGCTAACTGTATATCACGTATCAGCAGTAGTTTTTCATCTAATACAGATGATAGATTTGTTGATAACAAGTCATCAGGAGTACCATTCAGTTGTATTCAGTCAACCATCTGCAAGAAGCAACTGGCTGCCGTAGAGGATGGAAAAATTGATGAAGTGGTAGCATGTAGGAGCATGATAAGCCATTCCGATGAAATATCTAATGAAGCTGTCAATAGAAAGTTTTCTTGTAGTGATGAAAGTGGTCTTTTTGTTGATGAAGAGTCAAAGCAATCATCTTCTGGTGTTTCTTCTTCTGTGTGGAGCCAGAATCATTTTATCTACGTTAATGATGAGAAAGGAGACGTAAATGTTGCATCTATGAGAGCTCAATTTGATggaattgctggtaaaattcccCTTGGTGCACATTTGAAATTAAATGCTTCAGACCATTATTTTTCACATGTTGAGGAACCTAATGTGAACAAGCAGCTGAGTTTTGTTAAGGAGGAAAGAGATAGTAAATTGATTCAACCTGAGTGCTTGGGTCATCTTTCAAGCGTCAGCCCTGAATCAATTCAGAGTAATTTGTCTGGTAGCAAATCCAATGTTGATGACGGCACTGACCTATGTGTTCTTGAAGATATCAGTCATCCTGTTCGCATAAACCAATCTGTTGCAGTTGGAAAGGCCAATGGCCCTACACAACATTCTGCATATGGTAATTCCGTTCATTGTACTGGAATTGGAAGCACAAGGCTTAGGGCTAACGATGAGAGGTTCATATTTCGAGCTGCATTACAG GATATTTCTCAGCCAAAGTCTGAAGCTAGTCCTCCAGAAGGAGTTTTGGTAGTTCCTCTTTTGAGACATCAG CGAATTGCTTTGTCATGGATGATTCAGAAGGAGACTAGCATGTACTGTTCAGGAGGAATTCTTGCAGATGATCAG GGATTAGGGAAGACAGTATCAACAATTGCTCTTATACTTAAGGAACGACCTCCATCTGTTAAAGTAGATCCACAATTAGTTAAGAAAGAAGTGTTTGAACCTTTAGATTTGGATGAGGATGATGATGAGGTTACTGAGGTTTATGGAATGAAAAAGGATGCTCAAAGTTTTCAACTCATGTCAAATCAAAGTTCAAAAAAGAGCATGAATTCTTATGGGCAATCTACGGGAAGGCCTTCAGCAGGAACTCTTGTTGTTTGTCCCACAAGTGTCTTACGGCAATGGGCTGAGGAGTTGGATAAGAAGGTTAACAGTAAAGCTAATCTTTCTGTTCTGGTATACCATGGAAGCAATCGAACAAAGGATCCTTGTGAACTTGCGAAGTATGATGTTGTTCTAACTACATATTCAATTGTTAGCATGGAGGTGCCAAAGCAACCTCTTGTTGATGAAGATGATGATGAGATAGGAAAAGGTGAAGGTGATGATGGAGCATCCTTGGGGCTCTCATTtggtaagaaaagaaaatatcctcCCAGTTCTGGCAAAAAGGGGTCTAGGAATAAGAAAGGAATGGATGCTGCATTACTTGAGTCTGTTGCTCGACCTCTTGCAAAGGTGGCATGGTTTAGGGTTGTCCTGGATGAGGCTCAGAGCATCAAGAATCATAGAACTCAAGTAGCTAGGGCCTGTTGGGGCCTTCGTGCAAAGCGCAGGTGGTGCCTATCTGGAACTCCTATCCAAAATGCAATAGATGATCTTTATAGCTACTTCAGGTTCCTCAGGTATGATCCTTATGATGTCTACACATTGTTCTGCTCCACAATAAAGATTCCAATTCAAAAGAATCCAACAAAAGGGTACAAAAAGCTGCAAGCAGTGCTGAAGGCAATAATGCTTCGTCGCACCAAAG GGACAAATATTGATGGCAAACCGATCATTACCCTGCCGCCCAAAGTAGTAGAACTGAAAAAAGTAGATTTTACTGATGAAGAGCGTGACTTCTACACAAGGCTAGAGATTGATTCACGTGCTCAGTTCAAA GAATATGCAGCTGCTGGAACAGTCAAACAAAATTacgtcaacattttgttgatgcTGTTGCGTCTTCGTCAAGCTTGTGATCATCCTCTTCTTATTAGGGGTTTAGATTCAATTTCTTTTGGAAAATCCTCAATTGAGATGGCAAAGAAGCTCCCCAGGGAGAAACAGATGTGCCTTTGGAATTGCCTAGAAGCATCTTTGGCAATCTGTGGCATCTGCAAT GATCCACCGGAAGATGCTGTTGTTTCAATCTGTGGTCATGTGTTCTGTAACCAATGCATATGTGAACATCTCACTGGTGATGACAACCAATGCCCTGCGTCAAAATGCAATGTTCGACTAAATAAATCTTCAGTGTTTTCCAAATCCACATTAAACAGTTCTCTCTCTGACCAGCCTGCTCAAGATGGTTCTGGCTTTGAACTTGGTCGGGCAACAAACCCTTATTCTGAGGGTTGTCCGCATGATTCCTCAAAAATTAGGGCTGCGCTTGAAGTCTTGCTGTCACTGACCAAACCAGGGGATTGTGCATCTACAAATGGTTCTTTGGAGAACTCTTTTGATGGAAATGCCGGCTGTCATGAGAACTTGTGTAGTTCTGGAAATTCAGTTAATGATAATACTGATAAGAGAAATTTACTTCTGGATGAAAATGTTAATGGTTCAGTTAAAGTAGTTGGTGAGAAAGCCTTAGTATTTTCCCAGTGGACAAGGATGTTGGATTTGCTTGAAACTTGTCTTAAAAATTGTTCAATTCAGTACAGAAGACTTGATGGAACAATGTCAGTTGTTGCCAGAGATAGAGCTGTGAAGGATTTCAATACACTTCCAGAG GTGTCAGTTATGATTATGTCTTTGAAAGCTGCTAGTCTGGGATTGAACATGGTTGCAGCTTGTCGTGTGCTGCTTCTGGACCTCTGGTGGAATCCTACTACTGAAGATCAGGCAATCGATAGGGCACATCGCATAGGACAGACTCGTCCTGTTACTGTTTTGCGTTTAACTGTGAAAGATACTGTTGAAGATCGAATTTTAGCCCTACAG CAAAAAAAGAGGGAGATGGTTTCATCTGCATTTGGAGAGGATGAAAATGGTGGTCGTCAGACTCGTTTGACAGTGGAGGACTTGAATTACCTTTTTATGG
- the LOC110661975 gene encoding helicase-like transcription factor CHR28 isoform X1, protein MMIMADGGSGPWPCGDISGVDEVDGGNSGGNLELTMDMDDFLHILEEPGDPSQSSPEEFSSKNLKNESATDVDVGNHKNFQLQSGFQMLNGRHALESESINPATFYPSHNPEASDARIRGSFGSFDHAGISAMAFNHVTLDPSSQISSPMHACPVSPKEWCCPCSRDQGEGRVGVLQPEIPSCNASHGLYMNTSHEKFGHSGAFIEKPEIDLYRSMDMSFVDADVSSHNLVSSQSTFCHHSDDNTELGAHFPAMQFGVNADNTFFLDSPECYFVEDFSFELLPSNEVITTNKNDEIREFQTESSCSVSEISVIDYSDVKGLNFKSEAANCISRISSSFSSNTDDRFVDNKSSGVPFSCIQSTICKKQLAAVEDGKIDEVVACRSMISHSDEISNEAVNRKFSCSDESGLFVDEESKQSSSGVSSSVWSQNHFIYVNDEKGDVNVASMRAQFDGIAGKIPLGAHLKLNASDHYFSHVEEPNVNKQLSFVKEERDSKLIQPECLGHLSSVSPESIQSNLSGSKSNVDDGTDLCVLEDISHPVRINQSVAVGKANGPTQHSAYGNSVHCTGIGSTRLRANDERFIFRAALQDISQPKSEASPPEGVLVVPLLRHQRIALSWMIQKETSMYCSGGILADDQGLGKTVSTIALILKERPPSVKVDPQLVKKEVFEPLDLDEDDDEVTEVYGMKKDAQSFQLMSNQSSKKSMNSYGQSTGRPSAGTLVVCPTSVLRQWAEELDKKVNSKANLSVLVYHGSNRTKDPCELAKYDVVLTTYSIVSMEVPKQPLVDEDDDEIGKGEGDDGASLGLSFGKKRKYPPSSGKKGSRNKKGMDAALLESVARPLAKVAWFRVVLDEAQSIKNHRTQVARACWGLRAKRRWCLSGTPIQNAIDDLYSYFRFLRYDPYDVYTLFCSTIKIPIQKNPTKGYKKLQAVLKAIMLRRTKGTNIDGKPIITLPPKVVELKKVDFTDEERDFYTRLEIDSRAQFKEYAAAGTVKQNYVNILLMLLRLRQACDHPLLIRGLDSISFGKSSIEMAKKLPREKQMCLWNCLEASLAICGICNDPPEDAVVSICGHVFCNQCICEHLTGDDNQCPASKCNVRLNKSSVFSKSTLNSSLSDQPAQDGSGFELGRATNPYSEGCPHDSSKIRAALEVLLSLTKPGDCASTNGSLENSFDGNAGCHENLCSSGNSVNDNTDKRNLLLDENVNGSVKVVGEKALVFSQWTRMLDLLETCLKNCSIQYRRLDGTMSVVARDRAVKDFNTLPEVSVMIMSLKAASLGLNMVAACRVLLLDLWWNPTTEDQAIDRAHRIGQTRPVTVLRLTVKDTVEDRILALQQKKREMVSSAFGEDENGGRQTRLTVEDLNYLFMA, encoded by the exons ATGATGATTATGGCCGATGGTGGTTCGGGGCCTTGGCCTTGTGGTGATATCAGTGGCGTTGACGAGGTTGATGGCGGCAATAGCGGTGGGAATTTGGAATTGACAATGGATATGGATGACTTCTTACATATTCTTGAAGAACCTGGTGATCCTTCTCAG AGTAGTCCCGAAGAATTTTCATCTAAGAACTTGAAAAATGAGTCGGCTACtgatgttgatgttggcaaccaCAAGAACTTTCAGCTTCAAAGTG GTTTTCAGATGTTAAACGGACGACATGCATTAGAATCTGAGTCCATAAATCCAGCTACATTTTACCCTTCACACAATCCAGAAGCTTCAGATGCTAGGATTCGAGGTTCATTTGGTTCCTTTGATCATGCGGGGATTTCTGCCATGGCCTTTAATCATGTGACACTGGATCCCTCATCACAAATTAGCTCTCCTATGCATGCCTGCCCCGTAAGTCCCAAAGAGTGGTGTTGTCCATGTAGCAGGGATCAAGGAGAAGGGAGGGTTGGTGTATTGCAGCCTGAGATTCCAAGTTGTA ATGCTTCACATGGCCTTTATATGAATACTTCACATGAGAAGTTTGGACACAGTGGTGCTTTTATTGAAAAACCTGAAATTGATTTATATAGATCTATGGATATGTCATTTGTGGATGCTGATGTTTCTTCGCATAATCTAGTTTCTTCTCAGTCTACCTTTTGTCATCATTCTGATGATAATACTGAATTAGGTGCCCATTTTCCAGCCATGCAATTTGGTGTCAATGCTGATAATACATTTTTTCTTGATTCACCAGAGTGTTATTTTGTTGAAGATTTCAGTTTTGAATTATTGCCTAGCAATGAAGTAATTACAACTAACAAAAACGATGAAATCAGGGAGTTTCAAACTGAGAGTTCATGCTCTGTTTCTGAGATTTCAGTGATTGATTACTCTGATGTCAAGGGACTGAATTTTAAAAGTGAAGCTGCTAACTGTATATCACGTATCAGCAGTAGTTTTTCATCTAATACAGATGATAGATTTGTTGATAACAAGTCATCAGGAGTACCATTCAGTTGTATTCAGTCAACCATCTGCAAGAAGCAACTGGCTGCCGTAGAGGATGGAAAAATTGATGAAGTGGTAGCATGTAGGAGCATGATAAGCCATTCCGATGAAATATCTAATGAAGCTGTCAATAGAAAGTTTTCTTGTAGTGATGAAAGTGGTCTTTTTGTTGATGAAGAGTCAAAGCAATCATCTTCTGGTGTTTCTTCTTCTGTGTGGAGCCAGAATCATTTTATCTACGTTAATGATGAGAAAGGAGACGTAAATGTTGCATCTATGAGAGCTCAATTTGATggaattgctggtaaaattcccCTTGGTGCACATTTGAAATTAAATGCTTCAGACCATTATTTTTCACATGTTGAGGAACCTAATGTGAACAAGCAGCTGAGTTTTGTTAAGGAGGAAAGAGATAGTAAATTGATTCAACCTGAGTGCTTGGGTCATCTTTCAAGCGTCAGCCCTGAATCAATTCAGAGTAATTTGTCTGGTAGCAAATCCAATGTTGATGACGGCACTGACCTATGTGTTCTTGAAGATATCAGTCATCCTGTTCGCATAAACCAATCTGTTGCAGTTGGAAAGGCCAATGGCCCTACACAACATTCTGCATATGGTAATTCCGTTCATTGTACTGGAATTGGAAGCACAAGGCTTAGGGCTAACGATGAGAGGTTCATATTTCGAGCTGCATTACAG GATATTTCTCAGCCAAAGTCTGAAGCTAGTCCTCCAGAAGGAGTTTTGGTAGTTCCTCTTTTGAGACATCAG CGAATTGCTTTGTCATGGATGATTCAGAAGGAGACTAGCATGTACTGTTCAGGAGGAATTCTTGCAGATGATCAG GGATTAGGGAAGACAGTATCAACAATTGCTCTTATACTTAAGGAACGACCTCCATCTGTTAAAGTAGATCCACAATTAGTTAAGAAAGAAGTGTTTGAACCTTTAGATTTGGATGAGGATGATGATGAGGTTACTGAGGTTTATGGAATGAAAAAGGATGCTCAAAGTTTTCAACTCATGTCAAATCAAAGTTCAAAAAAGAGCATGAATTCTTATGGGCAATCTACGGGAAGGCCTTCAGCAGGAACTCTTGTTGTTTGTCCCACAAGTGTCTTACGGCAATGGGCTGAGGAGTTGGATAAGAAGGTTAACAGTAAAGCTAATCTTTCTGTTCTGGTATACCATGGAAGCAATCGAACAAAGGATCCTTGTGAACTTGCGAAGTATGATGTTGTTCTAACTACATATTCAATTGTTAGCATGGAGGTGCCAAAGCAACCTCTTGTTGATGAAGATGATGATGAGATAGGAAAAGGTGAAGGTGATGATGGAGCATCCTTGGGGCTCTCATTtggtaagaaaagaaaatatcctcCCAGTTCTGGCAAAAAGGGGTCTAGGAATAAGAAAGGAATGGATGCTGCATTACTTGAGTCTGTTGCTCGACCTCTTGCAAAGGTGGCATGGTTTAGGGTTGTCCTGGATGAGGCTCAGAGCATCAAGAATCATAGAACTCAAGTAGCTAGGGCCTGTTGGGGCCTTCGTGCAAAGCGCAGGTGGTGCCTATCTGGAACTCCTATCCAAAATGCAATAGATGATCTTTATAGCTACTTCAGGTTCCTCAGGTATGATCCTTATGATGTCTACACATTGTTCTGCTCCACAATAAAGATTCCAATTCAAAAGAATCCAACAAAAGGGTACAAAAAGCTGCAAGCAGTGCTGAAGGCAATAATGCTTCGTCGCACCAAAG GGACAAATATTGATGGCAAACCGATCATTACCCTGCCGCCCAAAGTAGTAGAACTGAAAAAAGTAGATTTTACTGATGAAGAGCGTGACTTCTACACAAGGCTAGAGATTGATTCACGTGCTCAGTTCAAA GAATATGCAGCTGCTGGAACAGTCAAACAAAATTacgtcaacattttgttgatgcTGTTGCGTCTTCGTCAAGCTTGTGATCATCCTCTTCTTATTAGGGGTTTAGATTCAATTTCTTTTGGAAAATCCTCAATTGAGATGGCAAAGAAGCTCCCCAGGGAGAAACAGATGTGCCTTTGGAATTGCCTAGAAGCATCTTTGGCAATCTGTGGCATCTGCAAT GATCCACCGGAAGATGCTGTTGTTTCAATCTGTGGTCATGTGTTCTGTAACCAATGCATATGTGAACATCTCACTGGTGATGACAACCAATGCCCTGCGTCAAAATGCAATGTTCGACTAAATAAATCTTCAGTGTTTTCCAAATCCACATTAAACAGTTCTCTCTCTGACCAGCCTGCTCAAGATGGTTCTGGCTTTGAACTTGGTCGGGCAACAAACCCTTATTCTGAGGGTTGTCCGCATGATTCCTCAAAAATTAGGGCTGCGCTTGAAGTCTTGCTGTCACTGACCAAACCAGGGGATTGTGCATCTACAAATGGTTCTTTGGAGAACTCTTTTGATGGAAATGCCGGCTGTCATGAGAACTTGTGTAGTTCTGGAAATTCAGTTAATGATAATACTGATAAGAGAAATTTACTTCTGGATGAAAATGTTAATGGTTCAGTTAAAGTAGTTGGTGAGAAAGCCTTAGTATTTTCCCAGTGGACAAGGATGTTGGATTTGCTTGAAACTTGTCTTAAAAATTGTTCAATTCAGTACAGAAGACTTGATGGAACAATGTCAGTTGTTGCCAGAGATAGAGCTGTGAAGGATTTCAATACACTTCCAGAG GTGTCAGTTATGATTATGTCTTTGAAAGCTGCTAGTCTGGGATTGAACATGGTTGCAGCTTGTCGTGTGCTGCTTCTGGACCTCTGGTGGAATCCTACTACTGAAGATCAGGCAATCGATAGGGCACATCGCATAGGACAGACTCGTCCTGTTACTGTTTTGCGTTTAACTGTGAAAGATACTGTTGAAGATCGAATTTTAGCCCTACAG CAAAAAAAGAGGGAGATGGTTTCATCTGCATTTGGAGAGGATGAAAATGGTGGTCGTCAGACTCGTTTGACAGTGGAGGACTTGAATTACCTTTTTATGG